One Pseudomonas rhizophila DNA window includes the following coding sequences:
- the infB gene encoding translation initiation factor IF-2, translating to MTQVTVKQLADEVKTPVERLLQQMREAGLPHTAAEEHVTDSEKQSLLTHLKSSHKAKVEEPRKITLQRKTTSTLRVAGSKSISVEVRKKKVFVQRSPEEIEAERKRELEERRAVENAARQKAEEEAKRRAEEEARRQPAAAQSAPAEAVAAPAPAAEPVRESAPVPAPAPAPAADTRKRDEQRRPDKPRADDNRRGSGDGERKNAPHRASVKEKAPAPRVAPRTTDEESDGFRRGGRGKAKLKKRNAHGFQSPTGPVVREVKIGETITVGDLAQQMSVKAAEIIKFMFKLGTPATINQVLDQETAQLVAEELGHKVTLVSDTALEDSLAESLKFEGEAVSRAPVVTVMGHVDHGKTSLLDYIRRAKVAAGEAGGITQHIGAYHVETDRGMVTFLDTPGHAAFTAMRARGAKATDIVILVVAADDGVMPQTIEAVQHAKAAGVPLVVAVNKIDKPGADLDRIRSELSVHGVTSEEWGGDTPFVPVSAKMGTGVDELLEAVLLQAEVLELTATPSAPGRGVVVESRLDKGRGPVATVLVQDGTLRQGDMVLVGSNYGRVRAMLDENGKPIKEAGPAIPVEILGLDGTPDAGDEMSVVADEKKAREVALFRQGKFREVKLARAHAGKLENIFENMGQEEKKTLNIVLKSDVRGSLEALNGALNGLGNDEVQVRVVGGGVGGITESDANLALASNAVLFGFNVRADAGARKIVEQEGLDMRYYNVIYDIIEDVKKALTGMLGSDVRENILGTAEVRDVFRSPKFGAIAGCMVIEGVVHRNRPIRVLREDIVIFEGELESLRRFKDDASEVRAGMECGIGVKSYNDVKVGDKIEVFEKVQVARSL from the coding sequence ATGACGCAAGTCACGGTGAAACAACTGGCCGATGAGGTCAAAACACCGGTAGAGCGCCTGTTGCAGCAGATGCGTGAGGCAGGTCTGCCGCACACCGCCGCCGAGGAACATGTGACCGACAGTGAGAAGCAGTCCCTGCTGACTCACTTGAAGAGCAGTCACAAGGCGAAAGTGGAAGAACCGCGCAAGATCACTCTGCAGCGTAAAACCACCAGCACCCTGCGTGTTGCCGGTAGCAAAAGCATCAGCGTTGAAGTACGCAAGAAGAAAGTCTTCGTACAGCGCAGCCCGGAAGAAATCGAAGCCGAGCGCAAACGCGAACTGGAAGAACGTCGCGCAGTAGAAAATGCTGCACGTCAGAAGGCTGAAGAAGAAGCCAAGCGTCGCGCCGAAGAAGAAGCGCGTCGCCAGCCTGCTGCTGCGCAATCCGCTCCGGCCGAAGCCGTTGCGGCTCCAGCCCCGGCAGCCGAGCCTGTGCGTGAAAGCGCGCCGGTCCCGGCACCCGCTCCAGCACCTGCGGCCGATACCCGCAAGCGCGACGAACAGCGTCGTCCGGACAAACCACGTGCCGACGACAACCGTCGGGGCAGTGGCGATGGCGAGCGCAAAAACGCTCCTCATCGTGCTTCGGTCAAGGAAAAGGCGCCAGCGCCACGCGTTGCGCCACGTACCACCGACGAAGAAAGCGATGGCTTCCGTCGTGGCGGTCGCGGCAAGGCCAAGCTGAAGAAACGCAACGCCCACGGTTTCCAGAGCCCTACCGGCCCTGTCGTGCGTGAAGTGAAAATCGGCGAGACCATCACTGTGGGCGATCTGGCCCAGCAGATGTCGGTCAAGGCTGCTGAAATCATCAAGTTCATGTTCAAGCTGGGTACGCCGGCCACCATCAACCAGGTACTGGATCAGGAAACTGCCCAACTGGTTGCTGAAGAGCTGGGCCACAAAGTGACCCTGGTCAGCGACACTGCCCTGGAAGATTCCCTGGCCGAGTCCCTGAAGTTTGAAGGCGAGGCGGTTTCCCGTGCTCCGGTCGTGACCGTAATGGGCCACGTTGACCACGGTAAAACCTCCCTGCTCGACTATATCCGTCGTGCGAAGGTTGCGGCAGGCGAGGCGGGTGGTATCACCCAGCACATCGGCGCCTACCACGTTGAAACCGACCGCGGCATGGTGACGTTCCTCGACACCCCGGGTCACGCTGCGTTTACCGCAATGCGTGCCCGTGGTGCCAAAGCGACCGACATCGTGATCCTGGTGGTCGCAGCGGACGACGGCGTGATGCCACAAACCATCGAAGCCGTTCAGCATGCCAAGGCAGCTGGCGTCCCTCTGGTGGTTGCGGTGAACAAGATCGACAAGCCGGGCGCCGATCTCGATCGCATCCGTAGCGAACTGTCGGTTCACGGCGTGACTTCCGAAGAGTGGGGTGGCGACACTCCATTCGTACCGGTCTCCGCGAAGATGGGTACCGGCGTTGACGAGCTGCTCGAAGCCGTTCTGTTGCAAGCCGAGGTTCTGGAACTGACCGCTACACCTTCGGCTCCTGGCCGTGGCGTGGTCGTCGAATCGCGTCTCGACAAGGGCCGTGGCCCGGTTGCGACCGTTCTGGTTCAAGACGGTACCCTGCGCCAGGGCGACATGGTGCTGGTCGGTTCGAACTATGGCCGCGTGCGCGCCATGCTCGACGAGAACGGCAAGCCCATCAAGGAAGCAGGTCCTGCTATCCCGGTCGAGATCCTCGGCCTGGACGGCACTCCGGACGCTGGCGACGAGATGAGCGTTGTGGCTGACGAGAAGAAAGCCCGTGAAGTGGCTCTGTTCCGTCAAGGCAAGTTCCGCGAAGTCAAACTGGCTCGTGCTCACGCCGGCAAGCTGGAAAACATCTTCGAGAACATGGGCCAGGAAGAGAAGAAGACGCTCAACATCGTCCTCAAATCCGACGTCCGTGGATCGCTGGAAGCGTTGAACGGTGCCTTGAATGGCCTGGGTAACGACGAAGTGCAAGTGCGCGTGGTCGGTGGCGGTGTCGGTGGTATCACCGAATCCGACGCCAACCTGGCACTGGCCTCCAACGCTGTACTGTTTGGCTTCAACGTGCGTGCCGATGCCGGCGCTCGCAAGATCGTCGAGCAGGAAGGTCTGGATATGCGTTACTACAACGTGATCTACGACATCATCGAAGACGTCAAGAAAGCCCTGACCGGTATGTTGGGCAGCGATGTTCGCGAGAACATCCTGGGTACCGCTGAAGTGCGTGACGTGTTCCGTTCGCCGAAGTTTGGCGCGATCGCCGGTTGCATGGTGATCGAAGGTGTCGTTCACCGTAACCGTCCAATCCGTGTACTGCGTGAAGACATCGTTATCTTCGAAGGCGAGCTGGAATCCCTGCGCCGCTTCAAGGATGACGCTTCGGAAGTCCGCGCTGGCATGGAATGCGGTATTGGCGTCAAGAGCTACAACGACGTCAAGGTCGGCGACAAGATCGAAGTCTTCGAGAAGGTCCAGGTTGCTCGCAGCCTCTGA
- the ftsH gene encoding ATP-dependent zinc metalloprotease FtsH — translation MAKNLILWLIIAAVLVTVMNNFSSPNEPQTLNYSDFIQQVKDGKVERVAVDGYVITGKRTDGDSFKTIRPAIQDNGLIGDLVDNHVVVEGKQPEQQSIWTQLLVASFPILVIIAVFMFFMRQMQGGAGGKGGPMSFGKSKARLLSEDQVKTTLADVAGCDEAKEEVGELVEFLRDPGKFQRLGGRIPRGVLMVGPPGTGKTLLAKAIAGEAKVPFFTISGSDFVEMFVGVGASRVRDMFEQAKKHAPCIIFIDEIDAVGRHRGAGMGGGHDEREQTLNQLLVEMDGFEMNDGIIVIAATNRPDVLDPALLRPGRFDRQVVVGLPDIRGREQILKVHMRKVPMGDDVAPAVIARGTPGFSGADLANLVNEASLFAARTGKRVVEMKEFELAKDKIMMGAERKSMVMSEKEKQNTAYHEAGHAIVGRVVPEHDPVYKVSIIPRGRALGVTMFLPEEDRYSLSKRALISQICSLYGGRIAEEMTLGFDGVTTGASNDIMRASQIARNMVTKWGLSEKLGPLMYAEEEGEVFLGRGGGGQHASFSGETAKLIDSEVRSIIDQCYGTAKQILTDNRDKLDAMADALMKYETIDAEQIDDIMAGREPREPRDWSGGGTGTSGTPPAVQGERPETPIGGPAADV, via the coding sequence ATGGCAAAGAATCTGATCCTGTGGTTGATCATCGCCGCTGTCCTTGTGACCGTGATGAACAACTTCTCCAGCCCTAACGAGCCGCAGACCCTCAACTATTCCGACTTCATCCAGCAAGTCAAGGATGGCAAGGTCGAGCGCGTTGCCGTCGATGGTTATGTGATTACCGGCAAGCGCACCGATGGCGACAGCTTCAAGACCATTCGTCCGGCGATTCAGGACAACGGCCTGATCGGCGACCTGGTGGACAATCATGTCGTGGTCGAAGGCAAGCAGCCTGAGCAGCAGAGCATCTGGACCCAGCTTCTGGTGGCCAGCTTCCCGATCCTGGTGATCATCGCGGTGTTCATGTTCTTCATGCGCCAGATGCAGGGCGGTGCCGGTGGCAAGGGTGGGCCGATGAGTTTCGGCAAAAGCAAGGCCCGACTGCTCTCCGAAGACCAGGTGAAAACCACCCTGGCCGACGTCGCCGGGTGCGATGAGGCCAAGGAAGAGGTCGGCGAGCTGGTTGAATTCCTGCGTGATCCGGGCAAGTTCCAGCGCCTGGGCGGCCGTATCCCACGCGGCGTGCTGATGGTTGGTCCTCCGGGTACCGGTAAAACCTTGCTGGCCAAGGCGATTGCCGGCGAAGCCAAAGTGCCGTTCTTCACGATTTCCGGTTCCGACTTCGTGGAAATGTTCGTCGGTGTGGGCGCCAGTCGTGTGCGTGACATGTTCGAACAGGCCAAGAAACACGCGCCTTGCATCATCTTCATCGACGAAATCGACGCTGTCGGTCGCCATCGTGGCGCCGGCATGGGTGGTGGTCACGACGAGCGCGAGCAGACCCTCAACCAGTTGCTGGTCGAGATGGACGGTTTCGAAATGAATGACGGCATCATCGTGATTGCCGCCACCAACCGTCCGGACGTGCTCGATCCTGCGCTGTTGCGTCCAGGCCGTTTCGACCGTCAGGTCGTGGTGGGGCTGCCGGACATTCGTGGTCGCGAACAGATCCTCAAGGTTCATATGCGCAAGGTGCCGATGGGTGACGACGTCGCTCCGGCAGTGATCGCTCGTGGTACACCGGGTTTTTCCGGTGCCGACCTTGCGAACCTGGTCAACGAGGCGTCGCTGTTCGCTGCTCGTACCGGCAAGCGTGTCGTTGAGATGAAAGAGTTCGAACTGGCCAAAGACAAGATCATGATGGGCGCGGAGCGCAAATCCATGGTCATGTCCGAGAAAGAAAAGCAGAACACGGCGTATCACGAGGCGGGTCACGCGATCGTTGGTCGTGTGGTGCCCGAGCATGACCCGGTCTACAAGGTCTCGATCATCCCGCGCGGTCGTGCCTTGGGTGTGACCATGTTCCTGCCAGAAGAAGATCGTTACAGCCTGTCCAAGCGTGCGCTGATCAGCCAGATCTGTTCGCTCTACGGCGGCCGTATTGCCGAAGAAATGACACTGGGCTTTGACGGTGTAACCACCGGCGCGTCCAACGACATCATGCGTGCCAGCCAGATCGCCCGGAACATGGTCACCAAGTGGGGCCTGTCCGAAAAACTGGGCCCACTGATGTACGCCGAAGAAGAGGGTGAAGTGTTCCTCGGTCGTGGTGGCGGTGGCCAGCACGCAAGCTTCTCTGGCGAGACGGCAAAGCTGATCGACTCTGAAGTACGCAGCATCATCGACCAGTGCTATGGCACCGCCAAGCAGATCCTCACGGATAACCGTGACAAGCTCGACGCCATGGCTGATGCCCTGATGAAGTATGAAACCATTGATGCCGAGCAGATCGACGACATCATGGCAGGTCGCGAGCCTCGCGAGCCTCGTGACTGGTCGGGCGGCGGCACCGGTACGTCCGGTACGCCTCCGGCGGTACAGGGCGAGCGTCCGGAGACACCGATTGGCGGTCCGGCTGCTGACGTTTAA
- the glmM gene encoding phosphoglucosamine mutase, producing the protein MSKKYFGTDGIRGRVGEYPITPDFMLKLGWAAGMAFRKMGACKVLVGKDTRISGYMFESALEAGLTSAGADVMLLGPMPTPAIAYLTRTFQAQAGIVISASHNPHDDNGIKFFSGQGTKLPDDIELMIEELLDAPMTVVESSKIGKVSRINDASGRYIEFCKGSVPTGTSFSGLKIVVDCAHGATYKVAPSVFRELGAEVVVLSAQPNGLNINHNCGSTHTEALQAAVLAEQADLGIAFDGDGDRVLMVDHTGTVVDGDELLFVIARDLHGRGKLQGGVVGTLMSNLGLELALADLDIPFVRANVGDRYVISELLERNWVIGGENSGHIVCFDHTTTGDAIIAALQVLMALKARNEGLAQSRQALRKCPQVLINVRFGGGANPLEHATVKQASERVTQAMAGRGRVLLRKSGTEPLVRVMVEGEDEAQVRGYAEELAKLVSEVSA; encoded by the coding sequence ATGAGCAAGAAATACTTTGGCACCGACGGTATTCGTGGTCGGGTCGGCGAATACCCCATTACCCCTGATTTCATGCTCAAGCTCGGCTGGGCTGCCGGTATGGCATTCCGCAAGATGGGCGCCTGCAAAGTGCTGGTTGGCAAGGACACGCGAATTTCCGGCTACATGTTCGAATCGGCGCTCGAGGCTGGCCTGACTTCGGCGGGCGCCGATGTGATGCTGCTCGGCCCGATGCCGACGCCGGCCATTGCCTACCTGACGCGTACGTTCCAGGCCCAGGCAGGCATCGTGATCAGTGCTTCACACAACCCGCATGATGACAACGGCATCAAGTTCTTCTCCGGCCAGGGTACCAAGCTGCCGGATGATATCGAGCTGATGATCGAAGAGCTGCTGGACGCGCCGATGACTGTGGTTGAGTCGAGCAAGATCGGTAAAGTGTCGCGGATCAACGATGCGTCAGGTCGTTATATCGAGTTCTGCAAAGGCAGCGTGCCCACCGGTACGAGCTTTTCGGGTCTGAAAATCGTCGTCGATTGTGCTCATGGTGCGACCTATAAAGTCGCGCCAAGCGTATTTCGCGAATTGGGAGCGGAGGTTGTCGTGCTCTCCGCCCAGCCTAACGGGCTGAACATCAACCACAACTGCGGCTCCACTCATACCGAGGCGCTGCAAGCGGCCGTGCTGGCCGAGCAGGCTGACCTCGGGATTGCCTTTGATGGTGACGGTGACCGGGTTCTGATGGTCGATCACACCGGCACTGTCGTCGATGGTGATGAGCTGCTGTTCGTCATTGCTCGCGATCTGCACGGGCGCGGCAAGCTGCAGGGCGGCGTGGTGGGGACGTTGATGAGCAATCTCGGGCTCGAGTTGGCCCTGGCGGACCTGGATATTCCCTTCGTGCGGGCCAATGTCGGTGATCGCTATGTGATCTCGGAGCTGCTGGAGCGCAATTGGGTGATCGGGGGCGAGAACTCCGGGCATATCGTTTGTTTTGACCACACCACCACTGGCGATGCGATTATTGCTGCCTTGCAAGTACTGATGGCACTCAAGGCGCGCAATGAAGGGCTTGCGCAGTCGCGTCAGGCGTTGCGCAAATGCCCGCAGGTGCTGATTAATGTGCGTTTCGGCGGTGGTGCGAACCCTCTTGAGCATGCGACGGTCAAGCAAGCCAGCGAGCGCGTAACGCAGGCTATGGCCGGGCGTGGGCGCGTGCTATTGCGCAAGTCTGGTACCGAGCCGTTGGTGCGGGTCATGGTCGAAGGCGAGGATGAAGCACAGGTCCGCGGTTATGCCGAAGAGCTGGCGAAGCTTGTTAGTGAAGTTTCTGCCTGA
- the nusA gene encoding transcription termination factor NusA translates to MSKEVLLVVESVSNEKGVPANVIFEALELALATATKKRFEDEVDLRVEINRHTGAYETFRRWTVVEEADLDDPAIETWPSKVAETHPGAKVGDVVEEKIESIEFGRIAAQTAKQVIVQKVREAERAQVVDAYRERLGEIISGTVKKVTRDNVIVDLGNNAEALLAREDIISRETFRVGVRLRALLKEIRTENRGPQLILSRTAPEMLIELFRIEVPEIAEGLIEVMAASRDPGSRAKIAVRSKDKRIDPQGACIGMRGSRVQAVSGELGGERVDIVLWDDNPAQFVINAMSPAEVAAIIVDEDAHAMDIAVGADNLAQAIGRGGQNVRLASQLTGWTLNVMTESDIQAKQQAETGDILRNFIEELEVDEELAQVLVDEGFTSLEEIAYVPVEEMLNIDGFDEDIVNELRARAKDRLLTKAIATEEKLADAHPAEDLLSLEGMDKDLAMELAVRGVITREDLAEQSIDDLLDIDGIDDDRAGKLIMAARAHWFE, encoded by the coding sequence ATGAGCAAAGAAGTACTGCTGGTTGTTGAGTCGGTATCCAATGAAAAGGGCGTACCGGCTAACGTTATTTTTGAAGCGCTGGAGCTGGCTCTGGCCACTGCTACCAAGAAGCGGTTTGAAGACGAAGTTGATTTGCGTGTGGAAATCAATCGCCACACCGGTGCCTATGAGACTTTCCGTCGCTGGACGGTCGTCGAAGAAGCCGACCTAGACGATCCGGCTATCGAAACCTGGCCAAGCAAGGTTGCAGAAACGCATCCTGGCGCCAAGGTAGGTGATGTAGTCGAAGAGAAGATCGAATCCATCGAGTTCGGTCGTATTGCTGCGCAGACCGCCAAGCAGGTCATTGTGCAGAAAGTTCGCGAAGCCGAGCGTGCGCAAGTCGTCGATGCTTATCGCGAGCGCCTGGGTGAAATCATCTCCGGCACCGTGAAGAAAGTCACCCGCGACAACGTGATTGTCGACTTGGGCAACAACGCTGAAGCGTTGCTGGCTCGTGAAGACATCATTTCTCGCGAAACTTTCCGGGTTGGCGTGCGACTGCGTGCGCTGCTCAAGGAAATCCGCACCGAGAACCGGGGCCCGCAGCTGATCCTGTCGCGTACCGCGCCGGAAATGCTGATCGAGTTGTTCCGCATCGAAGTGCCGGAAATTGCTGAAGGCCTGATCGAAGTAATGGCCGCCTCCCGTGATCCGGGTTCGCGTGCCAAGATCGCGGTCCGCTCCAAGGACAAGCGCATCGACCCGCAAGGTGCCTGCATTGGCATGCGTGGTTCGCGTGTCCAGGCCGTATCCGGCGAGTTGGGCGGCGAGCGTGTGGATATCGTCCTGTGGGACGACAACCCGGCTCAGTTCGTGATCAACGCCATGTCGCCTGCTGAAGTGGCGGCAATTATCGTCGACGAAGATGCCCATGCAATGGACATCGCCGTTGGCGCAGACAATCTCGCTCAGGCCATCGGTCGCGGTGGTCAGAACGTGCGTCTGGCTAGCCAATTGACTGGCTGGACACTGAACGTGATGACCGAATCGGACATCCAGGCTAAGCAGCAAGCTGAAACCGGCGATATCCTGCGCAACTTCATCGAAGAGCTTGAAGTCGATGAAGAACTGGCGCAGGTGCTGGTGGATGAAGGCTTTACCAGCCTGGAAGAGATTGCCTACGTACCGGTGGAGGAAATGCTCAACATCGACGGCTTTGACGAGGACATCGTCAACGAGCTTCGCGCTCGGGCCAAGGATCGTTTGTTGACCAAAGCCATCGCTACTGAGGAAAAGCTGGCAGACGCCCATCCGGCCGAAGACCTGCTCTCGCTTGAGGGCATGGACAAGGATTTGGCGATGGAACTGGCGGTGCGCGGCGTAATTACCCGCGAAGACCTGGCCGAGCAGTCTATTGACGATCTGCTCGACATCGACGGCATTGACGATGATCGTGCCGGCAAGTTGATCATGGCCGCCCGAGCCCACTGGTTCGAGTAA
- the rbfA gene encoding 30S ribosome-binding factor RbfA, which produces MAKEYSRTQRIGDQMQRELAQLIRREVKDPRVGLVTITAVEVSRDVGHAKIFITVMGQDSAEEIAQSIKVLNSAAGFLRMQLAREMKLRSVPQLHFHYDESVVRGAHLSALIERAVAEDSQHPVAAEPEDTKE; this is translated from the coding sequence ATGGCAAAAGAATATAGCCGTACCCAACGAATCGGCGATCAGATGCAGCGCGAGCTGGCCCAACTGATCCGTCGCGAAGTCAAAGACCCGCGCGTCGGCCTGGTCACCATTACCGCAGTGGAAGTCAGCCGTGACGTCGGTCATGCAAAGATTTTCATCACCGTGATGGGGCAGGACAGCGCCGAAGAAATCGCCCAAAGCATCAAGGTGCTCAACTCGGCTGCCGGTTTCCTGCGGATGCAGTTGGCCCGGGAGATGAAGCTGCGCAGCGTTCCACAGTTGCACTTCCACTACGACGAAAGCGTCGTGCGGGGCGCGCACCTGTCGGCCCTGATCGAGCGCGCCGTGGCTGAAGACAGTCAGCACCCGGTTGCGGCTGAACCCGAAGACACCAAGGAGTAA
- the rimP gene encoding ribosome maturation factor RimP: MSSKLEQLQALLAPVVVALGYECWGIEFSAQGRHSLLRVYIDKEGGVLVDDCAIVSRQISGVLDVEDPITSEYTLEVSSPGMERPLFTLEQFASFAGEQVKIKLRSPFEGRRNFQGLLRGVEEQDVVVQVEDHEFLLPIDMIDKANIIPSFD; encoded by the coding sequence GTGTCGAGCAAGCTAGAACAGTTGCAGGCCTTGTTGGCCCCGGTGGTCGTGGCCCTTGGCTATGAATGCTGGGGTATTGAGTTTTCGGCTCAAGGTCGCCACTCACTGTTGCGCGTTTATATCGATAAGGAAGGCGGCGTATTGGTGGATGACTGCGCCATCGTCAGCCGTCAGATCAGCGGTGTATTGGATGTCGAAGATCCAATCACTTCCGAATACACCCTTGAAGTTTCCTCGCCTGGCATGGAACGCCCTCTGTTCACCCTTGAACAGTTCGCTTCGTTTGCCGGTGAACAAGTGAAGATCAAGCTGCGCTCGCCCTTCGAGGGTCGACGCAACTTTCAAGGCCTTCTGCGCGGTGTAGAAGAGCAGGATGTCGTGGTGCAGGTAGAAGACCATGAGTTCCTGTTGCCGATCGATATGATCGACAAGGCCAACATTATTCCCAGTTTTGACTGA
- the tpiA gene encoding triose-phosphate isomerase has translation MRRPMVAGNWKMHGTRASVAELIKGLRHLALSSGVDVAVFPPCLYINQVVDGLKGKSIAVGAQNSAVESMQGALTGEIAPSQLVDAGCSLVLVGHSERRMIMGEQDKTLIRKFAAAQACGLTPVLCIGETLVQREAGKTLEVVERQLGSIIEELGVGAFAKAVIAYEPVWAIGTGLTASPQQAQDVHAAIRAQLAAENSEVARGVRLLYGGSVKAANAVELFGMPDIDGGLIGGASLNADEFGAICRAAGN, from the coding sequence ATGCGTCGCCCTATGGTAGCTGGTAACTGGAAGATGCACGGTACCCGCGCCAGCGTCGCTGAGCTGATCAAAGGCCTTCGTCATCTGGCCTTGTCAAGCGGTGTTGACGTCGCGGTATTCCCGCCTTGCCTGTATATCAATCAAGTGGTTGATGGTTTGAAAGGCAAGTCGATTGCGGTTGGTGCGCAGAATTCCGCGGTGGAATCCATGCAGGGCGCGTTGACCGGTGAAATTGCGCCGAGTCAGCTGGTGGATGCAGGTTGTTCCCTGGTTTTGGTCGGGCATTCCGAGCGCCGCATGATCATGGGCGAGCAGGACAAGACCTTGATCCGCAAGTTTGCTGCGGCCCAGGCCTGCGGTCTGACTCCGGTGTTGTGCATAGGGGAAACCCTTGTGCAGCGTGAAGCCGGCAAGACCCTTGAAGTTGTCGAGCGTCAGCTGGGCAGCATCATCGAGGAGCTGGGTGTCGGTGCTTTTGCAAAGGCGGTCATTGCTTACGAGCCGGTCTGGGCCATTGGCACCGGACTGACTGCTTCGCCGCAACAGGCGCAGGATGTGCACGCCGCCATCCGCGCGCAGTTGGCGGCAGAGAATTCTGAAGTGGCACGAGGTGTGCGGCTTCTATACGGCGGCAGCGTGAAGGCGGCCAATGCGGTCGAACTGTTCGGCATGCCGGATATCGATGGGGGGCTCATTGGTGGAGCGTCCCTGAATGCAGATGAGTTCGGTGCGATCTGTCGCGCCGCGGGAAACTGA
- the folP gene encoding dihydropteroate synthase, with the protein MTSVQSSTRLPCGNRVLDLSHVHVMGILNVTPDSFSDGGRFSQLDAALRHAEAMVVAGATLIDVGGESTRPGARAVSPTEELERVAPIVERIHRELDVIISVDTSTPAVMRETARLGAGLINDVRSLQRDGALDAAAATGLPVCLMHMLGEPGTMQDDPHYHDVTREVGEFLVERLDQCAAAGIPAQRIILDPGFGFAKTLAHNLSLFKHMEALHTLGRPLLVGVSRKSMIGNALGRPVGERLYGGLALAALAITKGARILRVHDVAETMDVVRMIAAVDSAE; encoded by the coding sequence ATGACTTCTGTTCAGTCCTCAACCCGGTTGCCTTGCGGCAACCGGGTTCTTGATTTGTCCCATGTCCATGTCATGGGCATTCTCAATGTCACTCCCGATTCCTTTTCCGATGGCGGTCGATTCAGTCAGCTTGATGCTGCGTTGCGGCATGCCGAGGCGATGGTCGTCGCCGGCGCAACGCTGATCGATGTCGGCGGTGAGTCGACCCGGCCAGGCGCGCGGGCAGTCTCGCCCACCGAAGAGCTGGAGCGGGTGGCGCCGATTGTCGAGCGCATTCATCGCGAACTTGATGTCATCATCTCGGTGGATACATCCACGCCCGCGGTCATGCGTGAGACTGCACGGCTTGGAGCGGGGTTGATCAACGACGTTCGCTCCTTGCAGCGCGATGGTGCCCTGGATGCCGCAGCGGCTACGGGGTTGCCGGTGTGTCTGATGCATATGCTGGGCGAGCCCGGAACGATGCAGGACGACCCGCACTATCATGATGTGACCAGGGAAGTCGGAGAGTTTTTGGTAGAGCGCCTGGATCAATGTGCCGCCGCAGGTATTCCTGCGCAGCGGATCATTCTTGATCCCGGGTTCGGCTTTGCCAAGACGCTGGCTCACAATCTGAGCCTGTTCAAACATATGGAAGCCTTGCATACCCTGGGGCGGCCCCTGTTGGTCGGGGTTTCGCGAAAGAGCATGATAGGCAATGCCCTGGGTCGTCCCGTGGGGGAGCGCCTGTACGGCGGTCTTGCGCTGGCGGCCCTGGCTATTACAAAAGGCGCACGCATATTGCGGGTGCATGATGTGGCCGAAACGATGGATGTTGTGCGGATGATCGCAGCAGTGGATTCAGCCGAATAA
- the secG gene encoding preprotein translocase subunit SecG: protein MLETVVVVFHLLGALGVVALVLLQQGKGADAGASFGAGASNTVFGSQGSSTFLSKFTAILAAGFFITSLGLGYFAKEKAQELTQVGLPNPAVLEVPKQQPASDDVPVLQEQQSANPATDVPPAQEQK, encoded by the coding sequence ATGCTGGAAACAGTCGTAGTCGTTTTTCATCTGCTGGGTGCATTGGGTGTAGTTGCCCTGGTATTGCTGCAGCAGGGTAAAGGTGCGGATGCTGGTGCGTCTTTCGGTGCAGGTGCTTCAAATACTGTGTTCGGAAGCCAAGGTTCCTCTACCTTTCTTAGTAAGTTTACTGCTATACTTGCCGCCGGTTTCTTCATAACCAGCTTGGGGTTAGGTTACTTTGCTAAAGAGAAGGCTCAAGAGCTGACTCAAGTAGGTTTGCCAAACCCAGCAGTGTTGGAAGTACCAAAGCAACAACCGGCTTCTGATGATGTACCGGTGCTTCAAGAGCAACAGTCGGCCAATCCGGCGACTGACGTGCCTCCAGCTCAAGAGCAGAAGTAA